TGCACCGTCTTTTGACTCGGACATAACGCATATAGTATGTTACtgtactactgctgctgctgtctcGTGGTACACCGGTGCGACCGCCTCCATCCTGTAGCACTAGCACAAAGAGCAGTGGCTACCCAGGGCAACAGGGTACTGGACTAGTGGAGGAGTGGGGTTAATACAGTCAGCAAAGGCTGTATTAGGCCCTTCTTGACCGCTCGATGAGTTGAAAACCGGGCACGTAACCTGTTCACAACTGTCCATCAGGAGGCGTGCCTGTCCCTCACTAGAATCATTGTTGTAGCATGGGAAGCGGTAGGATCTTATCCTCGAGACCTTGACGGCGTGACGAATGCCTAATCTGATCCGACTGAAGTCTGGATATTCAAATCTTGTGAGCTTCTTATTGTAACAATAGGATAAACGGCCAAGTTGCGGTGTGGTATAGAGTACGGCATCTTAACAAATGCTAGTCGGCGAGATCAATGTCAGCATGCTCCAATCAATTGGCGGAGATTTTTGTGGGCCGTACCTTTGTGTGAGACTGAAGCAACCAACAGAATGGACTACTCTGTGTTCGGATACCCCTTTTCCCAACCATTTTTCATCgttttttcacgcgcacgttttttaaacagttaaacggtgtattttttgcaaaaaaattttatacgaaagttgcttaaaaaaattaatctatttttttaaaaaaatagcaaatacttaattaatcacgtgctaatggaccactccgttttccgtgaTCACTGTTCTTGGTGGGAACTTGTCCTAGCGAATActtagggcttgtttagttcccaaacaaaacTTTTCACACTGTCATATCGAATGTTAGGACAcgtgcatagagtattaaatgtagataaaaaacaattgcacagcTCGTtgggaaattgcgagacgaatcttttaagcctaattgcgtcatggtttgacaatatggtgctacagtaaacatttgctaataacgtattaattaggtttaataaattcgtctcacagtttactgatgaaatttgtaatttattttgttattatactacgcttaatattttaaatatatatcagTAAATCTGATGTAACATGCAGTGGTAAAATTTTTTACCAAATAACCAGGCCCTTACTAAAACTATCAAAGGCAAAGCAACGACAAAAGCAATACTAATTAGGAGGTGACACGCCAACATCTCGTCAAAGAACCGAGCTGTATCAATTTTTCGCGCCATCAACATTATGGTTTTCCTCTGTTTATTTATAAGCTAGCATTGGCACTTTTCAAGTGCTACTATACTGCTATACATGGTTGGATAAGTATAGTACAACTAGtatatacttttataaataAAAGAGGAAACATATATTCGGTCATTCGGGTGCCATTGTTCTTTTCAGGATATATACCATCCTAGGGCAAGGCCAATGTATGATGTATATACACATATTAAGGTGGGACCCATGAATAGTTAGCATTTCTTATGGTATGATGCACAATGTATATGGTCTTTAACATGGGTCTcactataaaataaaaaaattaagatggCTGCCAACTTCTTTGAGATAGTagtagggagagagaggatgtgtaggagaaaaaaatacttGTTTATTCACTATGGCTAGTTGTAAGCTTGAGTTGCATCATAAGAATTTTTTTCCTATTGCTAACTTACACAATACACAATGTATAAGGTGTGTCTCGAGAATATATTTATTCCTTAaggttaactttttagcacattttGGTTGCCCTTAACACATACTCCACATAAGGGGGACGTAATTGGCAATATGTACATATGGAGTGTGGGAATCGGCTGTTTTGACTTGTTAGCTAGCCGTATTAAGAGTACTTAATAGCAGTTGGTCCATCGCCCAAGCTGATCCAGTTAATCGCTAATCTCTATGCTCCCCTCTGATAAGGATGCCATATGTCTGACACTCGTTTTCTAGTACGGGGTACCAGGAAAACTCTGTTCAGAGTATGGTTTGGAGGCACATGGGTTGGCCAGGTTGGTCTGCGGCACCCACCAGCCAAAATCAGTAGTACCACTACTCAGTTCTTGGATCTGGAGAATTTTCTTTACTGGAAGATGGTGTGCACTGTAACTTCAGAACTCCGGCATCCAGCGGTTACAAGTGTACCACTGTAGTACTGTAGTGCTAGTAGTTCTAGCGCTGCTAGCATGGGGGCAACTCAGCCAACTGCCATGACAACTTTCCACTCGAAAAGACGAGGAAACTAACCCACATGCCAAAGCATGCACGTGGTTCATAGAGCCCTAAAACAGAGTAATCCTGGTTTATTTTAGTGGCCCCTTTTTGCAGCAAACCGACGGCCTCCCTCATGCTTCTTCTCTATAGCTTGGGCAAAGTGTAGTTACCAGTAGTAGAAGTCCTCTCTGTCCCGCTCTCTCTGTTTCTGTAACGATAATACTATAAAATGGCAGGAGTCATCCGTGATCGATGCCACGACTTGGTTTAGTCCGAGCCACATGCCAAATACAACGGTCTAATCTAGGAGTAGTAGTACTTAGCATCATCAGCTGGAGGAATGGAAAAATTGGACCAAGACATAGTGGGTCGGGCTGCTTCAAAGTATGCAACCAATCACCAAAGTATGGCGATCGATATGTATCATTATCTACACGAAGGTCAAACCGTTGCACAGCTCGCGAAGTTCAGAAGACATCAAGACAACTTGCGATCGATATATGTATCGGCGGCTTCGAGACGAGCCGTGCGTGTGTAGCGTGCATGGACGCCGTCTGTTCCaggcagcagctagctagcggATGAGGCATGGCTCCCGCGAGACGGCGAGAAGACGATCTGACCGGTGGTCGCTGTGCCAACCACAGCGAGGCTGCGGCGCATTGCCATGCCGCCATCGTCAGAACTCAGAAGTTCCCTTTTCTACCGTGCTATGGGATCGAGTACCCACCAGTCTGCTACACGACATGCGTGTGGAGCCGTGGTGTATGGAGTAGGCGCTAGCATAGCAGGAGCAGCATCAGGCCGGGGGAGACGGAGACAAACAAATGCTTCCCCACGCAGGACGGAACGAAGCCTGTGCGTACCTTCATTGCCCGGCAAAGAACAGAACATCCGAAGTTCTCAACATGGGATATATTGCTATCTTGCTTGGTCTTCGGTGGATTCGTATCATCGTATGCGCTGCAACGGCAGATCAACAATCCATCTACACACCGTCCACCATTGCGGTGGAGATATAAACACACTGTAGAACATTTCGGGTGAAGAAGGCCAAAAGTGGTGCTAAAGCTACAATAAAATTCAGTGTGAAATCTGAAGCCATGGGAGGCCCAAAACCCCCTGTCTCAGCCAATATCGTGCAGTCCGTTTGTTCAGTTTGGTGCCTGGGAAGTGGGAACAGAGGGAAGCAGAGAGTGTGAACGTGAAATTCAGAATCGGGTGAAGCTGCATTCTACAATGGGCCTTTAAATTTAACTGGACCAAAGGCCTCGTGGGCTTTAAATTCAAAAGGAGGCTTAAGCTCGGGGTTAAGGGCCTTTAAATTTAACTGGACCAAAGGTCGCTGTTATAAGCTGGCCTTCAAAAGGCCCACTAATCATTAGTTGTTGGGGGAAAAagtgcaccgaaggtccctcaacttgtcatcgaattacaaaatcgtcctccaaccacaaaaccggatacaacgcatcctccaacttacaaaaccagtacaaattaggtccctcggcgggtTTGACTCCTGTTTTGTCggacgtggcagctgactcgGCGTGGGGTCTACGCGGGTCCCACATGTtagcctcttcttcccctcccctctttttcttttttctctcctcttcttttctctcatcGGGCAAGGCAACCATCGGATGAAGAGGAGGCCAGTGGGGGAGGCGGGAGGTGGGACTCCGGCGGCCAGCGACGGGCGACGAGATGGCGGCGGCAACGATATGGGAGCAGGAGGGCCTCCCcccacgccgccaccaccgttgCCGACGGAGGAACACGGTGAGCTGCCTCCGGTGGGCTCGCCGGAGGAAGTCAGTGGCGGTGTGACGGCGCAGGCGGTGAAGATCTCCTGACGAGGGACAGCAGCAGGTTGTTCGTCTCCAACATCATGGCCGCGCCCCCTACGTGCTCCGATCTCTCGCCGGCTGGAAGAGGAGCTCGCGAGCGGAGGAGACGACGTgcggctgcggcgacggcggctcgggttAGGAGAGGGTTATGAGAGGGCGAGAGATAGTGGGGGTGGGAGATGCATGgatggacgacggcgacgacacgagagaagggaggtggcggcggctgcaacGCTTGAGAAGGGAGGCCCGGGCTCCGACGCCGAATACCACCTCCTTCGCCGCATACCCCCGCGCCCACAGCCGCTGGGAGCCACTGCCATAGACGACTCTGCGCcgctcggcctcggcggcggcggcggctccgggcaGGGATagggccgccgccgttgcccagctcctccccggcggcgagggagggcgGGCGCGGGAGGCcgtgctgcgccgccgccgcctcatcacctgtcgccggccgccggattcCCGCCTGCCCCACCGGCCGGTTGCCCTGGCGACTATTGAAGTGCGgagcaaatggagagaaaagaagaggagagaggaagagtggggaggggaagaaggggctgacatgtgggtcccacgttgagtcagctgccacgtcggacaaaaccggagtcaaaaccgccgagggacttagtttgcactggttttgtaggTTAGGGGacgcgttgtatccggttttatggtttaaggacgattttgtaattcgatgacaagttgagggaccttcggtgtactttttccttgttGGGGAGAGATGTGTCTAAGACGGGAGGAAGAAATCTACTGGACCGGGCCAAATTGACAGATACTCAATGGAATATTGGTTGTCTGTATACATTCGAAAAACTTACCTCCCTCGACAATGGACCGAATCTAATTCTACTGTAAAAACAGGTATATATTGTCTCCTTCAACTATCAAAATCAGCTCACTTTATCTTTACGAGTGGTTTTTATTTGACGTAGCACTTGACTTGGTCTTCTAACATGGTGCTCTAACATGGTGCTTAATTAGCAATTCAACCGGAAAAAACCCATAGGGTCCAGTGGTCCACATATCGATAATATTGTTGCCATCTCACACCTCTATTTGCTCTCTTCCCTCTCAATAGTGGAGGGATCTACAGTGGTAGGCCTCCTTGGATCGTGATAGTAGCAACACTAGCATGAACTCGAGGAAGAGTAGGGGGTTATTTGTGGAGTGCAGAGCAGGCCACACTTCGTCGGGTGGAGCAAGCAGCAAGCGACGAGCGATGAGACGGCGTGGAGGTTGGCCCCTATCTCGGCTTCCTTCTCAACTCCAACCATTAGACCCTACCACCAAGATAGCCTTCATAGCTCCATAGATGGAGGGTATTCGAGAACAATGAAGGAGAAGACGTTAGCGATGGTTTCGGGCTTGCCTAGCGCGAGGATGATGCGGCAAAGTAGGGCTTCGTGGGTTTACCAGCTGTCACCAATGACTTGTGCTGTTGCCGGCACTAGCACGTTGGTGAGAAAAACAGACTCCCGTCGAGGTGGTCGAGCCTGAGCTCCAACACATCCCCAAGCCTTGTTGTCTGCATGGAGCCATCACAATCACCGTCTCCTACGACCTCGGGTCTTTTAAGGAGAAAGGGATAAGATGgcaataatgtttttttttactgatatACGAGTCTCTTTTAATTTTGTCATGGCTAAATTACTTGGCAGATGAATCGAATCAATGTGGCACGTCAAACAAAACTATGGACTATGATTTGACGTAAGCATCATGTAGCACATAACATCTTCAAAATCACTTGTGGTAAAATGAGATGATTTTGGTAGCTGAAAGGCTATATACATAGTTTTGTCAGCCCATAGTTAAGggaggtaaaatggacttttctTCATATCCGTTTTATTGCTGCGGCAGTGCGGGATTACGGAATGGGGTTTGATGGGAGTTGCGTCATAATCATGAACTTATCAATGGCTTAAACCGATTTAAAATTGTCGTAAAACATGGGAGCACCGAGCACATCCTTCTCTCCTGCTTTCCATGATATTTGACCGCCACAAACAAATTACAGGCGATCTAAACCGTCCGTTCAACCTCCAATACGGATGGCCCGACGCGACCGACGCCCCACGGCCCACGGCACCTTCTCGACCCTGACGCGTGGACCCTCTAGGCTACTACTACTCATCACCGCGGGCCCCGCGAACCAGCCCCACACGACGGACGCCACCACGCTCgcggtggactcggtccaccaaGACCGCAGGCAcaggcgccggcggcgcacaCAACACCGGACCGGAGCACCGGAGGCGGGATCAAGGTGAAAGGCCACTTGTTTGTGTGGACTGTGGACTGTGGTCTGTACCTCCACGGCTCCACCTCACTCGTCGCAGCTCGAGAGTTCGCCCAAGTCTCCCCCCGATCCGTGCAGAGATCCTCGTGCGTCCGAGGTAAGCAcacccccccccacccccaactCCCAGTTCCTAAGCCCTCGTAGATTCGCCATTCCAACTCAGTTTTCGCGCACGAAATGTTCGTCTTCTTTCTTCGTCCTAGGTGAGCTTTATTGCAGATTCGCCGGTTCAGTTTCGTTTGCGGCTAGAAATGTTCGTGTTCTGGGGCAGTAGGATGGGTGTCGGGTGCTTGATCCGTGGTTCATGAGGAGGGTTTTGGAGTGTGAGAAGATCCGAGACACCGCACTGAATTACTGATCCCATTCTGTGCGTGtgagcgagggagagggagggagggagactgGGAGAGGAGGGGTTAGTTTTAATGTAGCCGTTGAATGATTGTGCCTGATTTGTTAGGTGAGCATGGAGGTGATGCATGATACCACTGGGAAGAAGGAAGTGGTTGTCTGTTATATGAACGCCCCTCTACCGTACATGATTGAAGAGAATTACGGGGGATGCTTCTTTGAAGACGACGTTGATCTTGCACAGGTTCTCCAGGACCAGGTTGGGTGCGACCGCCTGCTACCTTCTTGTTTGATTGTTCCTATGCTACTGATTTGTTTCTTGTTTTGTTCCTGTTCTCCTTGTTGCATAGAAATCTTAACATCATGTGTTCCACCCCATGGAAAATTGTGTGTTTGGACAACACAATGTACAATGTTATGGAAATGCAGCCAAACACTTCATGGATTAGGTTGTTAAtttgtcttttgttttgttGTAGTATTATTGAAAGTAGACCTGAAAGGTGAAACATCTTTGGCTCTCGTGGTGCCATAATAATGTGTAAAGAATAGCCTCTTGATGACatttacattgtaaaacttCTAGCTCATCCCTCATTGTTACATGGTGCTAATTACCATTATCACAAAATATTTTGTACAGTACTAGTTATTTGTCGAAGGTTTTTCAGTAGGATTGTGATGTTTCTCTTTTATAGTACAACTGCACAAGTCAACAGTGCATGATacatatgaaaaatatgatcCTCATTTGCTTGATATGCTTGCACCTTGTTCAGGAAATAGTCTATCAATTAATACAAGGAAATTATGGTACTGGTTCATCCAAAACTCATTCAAATCCTAGTTCTAGTTATAGCCATGGATGTGAATTGGGTGAACGGAAACCATCAGGAGTTGCAAGTTATGAAGCGCAACTAGTTGTTGATGAAGCTTTAGCTCGAGAGCTGCAACAGATGGAGGACCAACTAGCAAGTGCATCAATTGATGACCATAACATAATAGAACATGGTTAGTTGTTTACTGGTACTCTTCTATATAGTACAGGACAACTGGTGAGTGTCTTTCCTCTCGTAAATGCTAATACGTGGTTCAAAAATATCTGTTCAGGAAGAAAGCCAATAGCTTCTTCAACATCTAGCGGTGGTAATGCTTCTGCAAGCAGACCTCCTCAGGTAGTGATGGAGGATGGCATTGATCCAGATAACATGACTTACGAGGTGAATTCCTTCAAACCATTGTTTTGCCAGTATTTTCTCTACTGTTTCGTAAGGGGACGTGCCATTGTCAACTGGTCTTCTACTCCATGAACTTTCATTTCAAAGTACCTGTATAGTCTATGGTAACTACTGTTGTGTCATAGAAAATTCAAGTATACAAAAATTGGACGTCTCCATTTTACACACATTGCTCTAACCATGTTTACTATATAAAAATTGTAAAGTTGTTCTTTAACAGCTTATTGCTTTTAACAAATGCAAATAAATGGGATAATTGAagctattttcttttattttgttgaattttgtttgTATTTCAGGAACTGCAACAATTAGGGGAAGCTATAGGTACTGAAAGCAAAGGGTTGCCGGAAGATGTGATAGCGCTCTTGCCTACTTCAACATACAAAATTAGGATATTCTCAAGAAAGGAAAAGCATGACGAGTATGTCCCTGTCCTGATTAGATATTTCAGTGAAAATGTGATGTGCAGTTATCAACAGGTTATTAATAAACATTTTCTATGCAACACTCTCATTTACTTATTATTATTGTAGAAGGATATTTGGTTAGTACTTTTCTGATCTTAAGTTGCATCCTTCATCATTGTGCTAGCAAAGGAAGCTCCTAGAGTACTCGTTATCTATGGCTGCATGTTCATGTTGAGTTATATTGCTTGagtatgaaagtatttttaataccCACTTCTTTGAATGTTTACAAAAACAGATGTGTGATATGCTGTATGACTTACAAGAACCGAGATAGGCTGACTAAATTGCCCTGTGAGCATCAGTACCATCAAACTTGTGTCACCAAATGGTTGAAGATCAACAAGGTAGGCCAACCATGCTTTTCAATCTTTCCAATGTTTAGTAGTGATAAGTGTATATGTGTATTTATTGTAGTTACCGTGAATATGACCTTGATTACTTTGCTCACCGTAAAATTGTTCTGCTTTTCGAAATTCCATCTTATTACCTGGTCAGGCTAGATTTAGGCTGAGTTCAAATCTACGGGTTTGTCACCCGTCCTCCCTAGCATGCAAAATGGAGCGGCGGATTAGTGCATGatcaattaagtattagccaaaaaaacttgaaaaatggattatgaattttaagcaactttcctatagttcttttttttttgcaaagaacACACTGTTAAGTAGTTCGGGAAGCATGCGcgtggaaaatgagggagtataGAAGTTGCAAGAAGGGAGTATAGAACACACCCTTAGATAGAATGACAATAGTAATGTACTGACAAGAAGACTTAAATAGGTAATGAGATGGGTAAGTTATGAGGAAAGCTACCCAAGAAAAGAGCTTGTAATCTCGTGTGTTCATAGATTTACAAAATTTTTGAGACCATGTTTGCATCCAGAATGTATTGATACTGATCAGCCTTGTGACACATTTGTCAGGTATGCCCTGTTTGCAACAAGGAGGTTTATGGGTCGGGCAAGTGAAACATTACGGATTCATCTTTCATGAAAAAGGAGGCAAACATGACGGATTCATCTCACGCCAGTTCAACAGGCTTAAGAAGTATCATTGTTCACTGGCTGTGCACTCATTAGCATGCATCATGGTGGCAGGAAAGGCAATGCATTGTATTGCTAATGATCGGAAGATTGTCAGCGAGTTACCGAGGAATGTCTCAGCAAGATAAATAAGATAGATGCTTCTGTTCTGTTTTTAAGCTTTATGGAGTCTTCGAGTAACTGAGACTCTTATTTCAGCTTTCAGGCCTGGTGCTTTACACACACTGTATTGTAACATATCATAGGATGTATATCAGTATGTGTATACTGAAGATTAGTTGCATGCTAGCATCTCTGTATTGCTTGTACTCTTATCTTTTATGGTATCAAATTTGGCTGCTGGAGTCAGACTTGTATGGTCTTCTTGATGAATGGTCATTGGTCAATTCCCTGACTTCTGAGCCAACCAGCTGGAACTATGGACTGCTATCGTCTAGCCAGAGAGTGTTTGGTCTTGTTTCCAAGTGGCCAATCTATGCTTGGATAATTCTTTATAATGGAACATTGGACTATTCTACATCCATTAACGAAATATAACCTTCTAAACAGGACTAAATGATGTTGGCATAAAGGCTTTGTACAAGGGAAGCAGCTTATGAAGAGACAAATTTGTGGGAGCTTCTGAAATGAGCATGAAAATGACAAATTCGACGGGAACAAGGACACAAAATGGCAAAAGTCGCCATGAAACTGCATGCGTGGTGCTCGTCAGAGCGGAAATTCGACGCACACAACGGCACAAACGCGATAGGATATCGTTAAACCCCAAAACTTGACCATCACAGGTGGCGCGTCGAAGTACTCGTTTGACCAGACAACTACACAAGTTCATCTGGATTAGCTTTGTTTATTAAAGTGTAAATTTCACTTCGGGCCATCTTTTATTACCGATGTTTCGTTTTGTACCACCCTTTAAGCAATATTTTCATTTTGGACTGGGTAAACCTGCctttgtttcactttggaccacccgaCTCTCTTCTCAAGCATATAAACGATCTCGATTACATCGTCCCCTACTCGTCAATGAACTGCCACAGCTATATGTAAGACTATTTCTTCGACATATTATAAGTTGGATGTAGATGGATAAAAAAgtaagggtggtccaaagtgaaataaAGGTAAAAATACCCAGTTCAAAGTGAAAACATTAGTCCTAAGATGGTACAAAGTGAAACATCGATAATAAAAGGTGGCCAAAGTAAAATTAACTCTTTATTAAACCAATCCTGACGCTGCTCTGCCCGAACTGTCACGCCCACTGCTGGTTTCAGATAGGAATCCTATCCTGACGACGAAGCTTGTCATTTTCCAGACATCCCCTCGAATCATAGCATATAAGCACATCATAATCAATTCATCAAACTCGACAGGGATTTGTAGTTGTTTAGAAGGGATTTGAGAGGATTTTATTAGGGTCTGAAAAGCAATTGTTTCGGAATGAGAAGTACTTAACCGACGAAGTGAGCAGTACTAGTGGACTACTAGGCGTAGTGTCTACGAAGTGGATAGGTTTGCAATGGGCTGGGCCCCAAGCTAGGTTGCTGACTCGGATCCACGCCCATGGGCCCCGATGGAAAATGTTTCATATTGCTAGGCCCAAATCGCACGGGGGCCCAAAGGTTAGCGCAGCCTGGTCCCGGCTGATTAGACACCGGCACATGGGCCCCAGGTAGTTAATCATTGATGTGAGATTTTCTGGTTGTTAAGAGGAAAATccggagagaagagagaggtcCCTGTCACACACGCTGGCTAATACTCCTCCCATCTCCTAACACCAGAAAACGTATACATTTAATTTCCATTTCTTGTTCATCGTGAATAATGGACCAGACAAAATCAATGGCTGGACAACGTTTCAGATACTAGATAAGAACAAGGCCTCGATGCTGCTTATGTACTAATACTACAACATGTTGATACTTGATACAAGTATATAATCAGTGGTCCAGTGCACACCTGTATTTATTTTGTACCATCAGAAAACAACGGAGTTTATCCGtgggagaaaaataaaagaaaggggTACACAAGTCTGCATGCACCAAACATTTTGATGGCAACTTGGCAACCGGTGGAAACTTGGCAGAATGCCGCCAATTGTGGCCGGCATGATGATACTTCACGCGTGTACGTTGCTCGGTGCTCCAAACCTTATCGGTTCCCACGGCGAAGAATGCCCGTAGTCTCGTCATACACTCGTACTCCCGCGGAGATAAACACTCTCTGTAGTTAGCTGAATATTTTGTGCCATGTGTCGCCACAACCCTGAATCCTGATTTGATAAAGATGACAAGAAAACGATACAATCTCCCTGTGCTGATGCTGCGCTGCATGGATCGAAAAGGGCAACCTCTCTGTACTGATAGGGATCGATACGGCATCGATCCAGCCGAAGATATTTAGCACCTCCATTTCGCGCAATTATCAGTGACAACCGACAACTCTATtgattatatttttcttttccaaggaaatcttagggtgtgtttgaggagaaggggattgaagGATTGGgtagatacgtaaaacgagatgagCTATTAGCtcacgattaattaagtattaactattttaaattttaaaaataaattaatatgattttttaaagcaacttttctatagaatttttttttaaaaaacaccatttagtagtttaaaaaatgtgtacgcggaaaacgaaacaaacaaactcaCTCTCTACCCTCTCGAACGCTGCCTTAGTATCTTTGCCCTTTCTGACCACAAAAGGGAGGGTGCTTTAGTGCGAGTAGAAAACTGCAGTTCATGCAGGTGAAGATGACGACGTGGATATCTTCATCTTTCTCGATCGGTTGTTGCTTTCGGAGTTTCAGTACTTGTCCATCGATGTTTCTTACCCGTTTTCTCATCCTTCGATGATAGTTCAATCTTCAACCGATATAGTAGTATATCTGATCTAATCTACTCCAAAAGGGCTGAATACTTATCTGATCTACCGGCAGAGCACGCGATTATTTACGTTGGGAAGGAGTTTTCCAAGAAAGAGAACAATTTAACGATCAGAGCACATTAGTCATTAGACATTTTCAAGCTGTCAAACATGGTGCGGTGGTCAGTGTAGCCAGTATAAAATGGACATgaaaactttgtttttttttttttgcgttacATGAAGATTTTTATCTCTCCTAATGCATTGCGCATTAGCAGCCAACTGGGaatatttcatatgaaaaaaacACCTGTCAGAATCACATAAGGACACGAAATATATACTGCACCACCGAAACTGATTGCATTGCTACACACCTAACCTGAAAGACCTGTTCCCCAACTCCAGGCACATTCAGAAGGCTTTCAtaaagaagaaatagaaaacaaattacCGTAAATCCAATCTGAATCACAGGCGGTATCTAAACAGTAGCACTTACAGAACAATATCAAACTTGACCTTAACTTATTTTGTCTGAAACTAGCAACCCAAAAGGCGCATATATTTTACACAGTCATCACCAGGTCAGCAAACAGAACCTCCTAGTAGCTCTTATGTCTTCAGGCTTCCGCTATAACTTGAGAAGACTGGCCCTCCAAAgccttctcttttctcctccaATTCGACAAATTTGACGCTATTCCGCATTTTATTCAGATCCATTCCCCCTCGTTCGCAGCTTTCCGCGTGAAGGTACGAGCATTTTAGAGCAGGtcagggatttttttttattttttttacgctTGAT
This window of the Oryza sativa Japonica Group chromosome 4, ASM3414082v1 genome carries:
- the LOC4336715 gene encoding E3 ubiquitin ligase BIG BROTHER-related, producing the protein MEVMHDTTGKKEVVVCYMNAPLPYMIEENYGGCFFEDDVDLAQVLQDQEIVYQLIQGNYGTGSSKTHSNPSSSYSHGCELGERKPSGVASYEAQLVVDEALARELQQMEDQLASASIDDHNIIEHGRKPIASSTSSGGNASASRPPQVVMEDGIDPDNMTYEELQQLGEAIGTESKGLPEDVIALLPTSTYKIRIFSRKEKHDECVICCMTYKNRDRLTKLPCEHQYHQTCVTKWLKINKVCPVCNKEVYGSGK